The following are from one region of the Angustibacter sp. Root456 genome:
- a CDS encoding PfkB family carbohydrate kinase yields the protein MLDETTNSSSASRTGSGRAARVSRRARHARWRRWRRSRRLAAVPVAKVVDTNGAGDAFMAGFLHATLDGSPVPQALRAGAQQAARSLGTPHLSPLLDTVL from the coding sequence GTGCTCGACGAGACCACGAACTCGTCTTCGGCGAGCCGCACCGGCAGCGGTCGAGCAGCTCGTGTGTCTAGGCGCGCACGGCACGCGAGATGGCGACGTTGGCGCCGGTCAAGGCGGCTGGCCGCGGTCCCGGTCGCGAAGGTCGTCGACACCAACGGCGCGGGGGATGCGTTCATGGCGGGGTTTCTGCACGCCACGCTTGACGGTTCGCCTGTGCCGCAAGCACTTCGGGCGGGCGCGCAGCAGGCCGCCCGATCCCTGGGTACGCCGCACCTGAGCCCCTTGCTCGACACGGTGCTCTGA
- a CDS encoding very short patch repair endonuclease, translating into MSGRRGESWASSEAARRVMVGNRRRDTRPELALRKAVHALGLRYRVDVAPMVGLRRRADLVFTRAKVAVFLDGCYWHGCPEHHRPARVNAVFWADKIEGNRRRDADTDARLAEAGWAVVRVWEHQDPVAGAQQVAAVVRSRLSPGR; encoded by the coding sequence CTGAGCGGTCGTCGGGGCGAGTCCTGGGCCTCCAGCGAGGCGGCCCGACGGGTGATGGTGGGCAACCGCCGTCGAGACACCCGTCCAGAGCTGGCGCTGCGCAAGGCCGTGCACGCGCTGGGCCTTCGGTACCGAGTCGACGTCGCGCCGATGGTGGGGCTACGCCGTCGAGCCGACCTGGTCTTCACCAGGGCCAAGGTGGCGGTCTTCCTGGATGGTTGCTACTGGCACGGGTGCCCCGAGCACCACCGGCCGGCCCGGGTGAACGCCGTGTTCTGGGCGGACAAGATCGAGGGCAACCGACGTCGTGACGCCGACACCGACGCCCGTCTCGCTGAGGCGGGATGGGCGGTGGTGCGGGTCTGGGAGCACCAGGACCCGGTGGCTGGCGCGCAGCAGGTGGCCGCCGTGGTCCGATCGAGACTCAGTCCCGGTCGCTGA
- a CDS encoding DNA cytosine methyltransferase gives MELFAGGGGLAMALHDAGFRHLLVNEFAPRACQTLLANKAAPHRDEAPLPKRLSDKWPLIQGDVREVDFTGLTGQVDLLAGGPPCQPFSLGGLARGDTDDRNGFPWFFRAMREIQPRAILCENVIGLMRPSFRDYFDYITRELSAPFEQRVEGESWVDHNKRLVKTLAHPNSDPSERYDVHVVPVNAADYGVPQLRRRVLMVAFRRDLEIEWRPPRATHSDTALAHALVDGSYWDEHDMAPRPDAIPAVLGPVDGLRRWRTLRDAIRGLGEPGPDKVEHPDVDAHIRWPGARIYAGHTPNLLDRPAKTVKAGVHGVPGGESVMRLDDGSIRYMTVRETARVMTFPDTWKLAGPRGEQMRQLGNAVPRLLGEVFATSVASALRGAR, from the coding sequence GTGGAGTTGTTCGCCGGCGGCGGTGGCCTGGCGATGGCCCTGCACGACGCGGGCTTCCGCCATCTGCTGGTCAACGAGTTCGCCCCCCGCGCATGCCAGACGCTGCTGGCCAACAAGGCGGCGCCGCATCGTGATGAGGCACCGCTGCCCAAGCGGCTCAGCGACAAATGGCCGCTGATCCAGGGCGACGTGCGCGAGGTGGACTTCACCGGGTTGACCGGCCAGGTCGACCTCCTGGCCGGTGGGCCGCCCTGCCAGCCGTTCAGCCTCGGCGGCTTGGCGCGCGGGGACACCGACGACCGCAACGGCTTCCCGTGGTTTTTCCGAGCGATGCGCGAGATCCAGCCCAGAGCGATCCTGTGCGAGAACGTGATCGGGCTGATGCGGCCCTCGTTCCGCGACTACTTCGACTACATCACCCGCGAGCTGTCCGCCCCGTTCGAGCAGCGGGTCGAGGGCGAGTCCTGGGTCGACCACAACAAGCGGCTGGTTAAGACCCTGGCGCACCCGAACTCCGACCCCAGCGAGCGCTACGACGTGCACGTGGTGCCGGTCAACGCCGCCGACTACGGCGTCCCGCAGTTGCGCCGCCGGGTGCTGATGGTGGCCTTCCGGCGCGACCTGGAGATCGAATGGCGACCGCCCAGAGCTACCCACTCCGACACCGCGCTGGCGCACGCGCTGGTCGACGGCTCGTACTGGGACGAGCACGATATGGCGCCCCGGCCCGACGCGATCCCGGCTGTCCTCGGCCCGGTCGACGGTCTGCGGCGCTGGCGCACGCTGCGAGACGCGATCCGTGGGCTGGGGGAGCCGGGGCCGGACAAGGTCGAGCACCCGGACGTCGACGCCCACATCCGCTGGCCGGGCGCGCGGATCTACGCCGGCCACACGCCCAACCTGCTGGACAGGCCGGCCAAGACCGTCAAGGCGGGCGTGCACGGCGTCCCCGGAGGCGAGTCGGTGATGCGGCTGGACGACGGCTCGATCCGGTACATGACCGTGCGCGAGACCGCGCGGGTGATGACCTTCCCGGACACCTGGAAGCTGGCCGGTCCGAGGGGGGAGCAGATGCGCCAGCTGGGCAACGCGGTGCCACGACTGCTGGGGGAGGTCTTCGCCACCTCCGTGGCGTCGGCGCTCCGAGGCGCGCGCTGA
- a CDS encoding GIY-YIG nuclease family protein → MPKRERGQLLPNADVFTLDLNAALLAQLPAALEGLETAPLTKENLAKLGPEHGVYQLFHQGQPVYIGKSKQALRNRLGQHLNRCSGRYNIDLADMSFRCLYVDKFVDSASPESVLIERYQAQGKAPWNVKEGFAPKDVGRGRPDGRPGKWYLDRPVRHDCVIEVDGAGEPMPIEQALLAIKNAVPFDLFKFASQRSRLPKDQAMTEDYVGRTVTLASGPSPLMDHLANVLHQLPPGWQASIIPQGVFVYRESVDSPWNIDGWRRTETGLVELSPGDWHSQLAQDSGGDTPPSV, encoded by the coding sequence GTGCCCAAGCGCGAGCGTGGCCAGTTGCTGCCGAACGCCGACGTGTTCACCCTGGACCTGAACGCTGCACTGCTCGCTCAGCTGCCAGCCGCCTTGGAGGGGCTGGAGACCGCCCCACTGACGAAGGAGAACCTCGCCAAGCTTGGACCCGAGCACGGCGTGTACCAGTTGTTCCACCAGGGACAGCCGGTCTATATCGGCAAGTCCAAGCAGGCGCTGCGCAACAGGCTGGGCCAGCACCTCAACCGATGCTCCGGACGGTACAACATCGACCTGGCAGACATGTCGTTCCGGTGCCTTTACGTCGACAAGTTCGTCGACTCCGCCTCGCCGGAATCCGTGCTGATCGAGCGGTACCAGGCCCAGGGCAAGGCCCCGTGGAACGTGAAGGAGGGATTCGCCCCGAAGGACGTGGGGCGAGGCCGCCCCGACGGGCGGCCAGGCAAGTGGTACCTCGACCGTCCGGTGCGCCACGATTGCGTGATCGAGGTCGATGGAGCCGGGGAGCCCATGCCGATCGAGCAGGCGCTGTTGGCGATCAAGAACGCGGTGCCCTTCGATCTGTTCAAGTTCGCCTCTCAGCGCAGCCGCCTGCCGAAGGACCAGGCGATGACCGAGGACTACGTTGGTCGAACCGTCACGTTGGCTTCCGGGCCTTCGCCTTTGATGGACCACCTCGCCAACGTCCTGCATCAGCTGCCACCCGGCTGGCAGGCGTCGATCATTCCCCAGGGCGTCTTCGTCTACCGGGAGAGCGTGGACAGCCCCTGGAACATCGACGGGTGGCGACGAACGGAGACGGGGCTGGTGGAGCTGTCGCCTGGGGACTGGCATTCACAGCTGGCACAGGACTCAGGCGGCGACACGCCGCCGAGCGTCTGA
- the guaA gene encoding glutamine-hydrolyzing GMP synthase, with translation MTEAPLESRPVLVVDFGAQYAQLIARRVREASCYSEIVPHTMPVERMLAKQPSAIVLSGGPSSVYADGAPAVDPALFEAGVPVLGICYGFQAMARALGGDVAHTGQREYGGTPARVQPQDSTLFHGQTDEQSVWMSHGDSVQRAPEGFRVTAETVGTPVAAFENDERRLYGVQWHPEVVHSTFGQRVIENFLARGAGLERSWTTAGVAEELVQRVREQIGDAHVICGLSGGVDSSVAAAIVQKAVGDQLTCVFVDHGLLRDGEAEQVERDFVEATGVALKVVDASQKFLDALAGLTDPEEKRKAIGREFIRTFEQAAREVVGEAASDGHPVKFLVQGTLYPDVVESGGGEGAANIKSHHNVGGLPDDLQFELVEPLRTLFKDEVRAVGLELGVPEGIVWRQPFPGPGLGIRIVGEVTAERLATLRAADRIVREELTAAELDRTIWQCPVVLLADVRSVGVQGDGRTYGHPIVLRPVSSEDAMTADWTRLPYDVLARISTRITNEVAEVNRVVLDVTSKPPGTIEWE, from the coding sequence GTGACCGAAGCCCCCTTGGAGTCGCGCCCCGTCCTCGTCGTCGACTTCGGCGCGCAGTACGCCCAGCTCATCGCCCGCCGCGTGCGCGAGGCCAGCTGCTACAGCGAGATCGTGCCGCACACCATGCCGGTCGAGCGCATGCTGGCCAAGCAGCCCTCGGCGATCGTGCTGTCGGGCGGCCCGAGCAGCGTGTACGCCGACGGCGCGCCGGCGGTCGACCCGGCGCTGTTCGAGGCGGGCGTGCCCGTGCTCGGCATCTGCTACGGCTTCCAGGCCATGGCGCGGGCGCTCGGCGGCGACGTCGCGCACACCGGCCAGCGCGAGTACGGCGGCACGCCGGCCCGCGTGCAGCCGCAGGACTCCACCCTGTTCCACGGCCAGACCGACGAGCAGTCGGTGTGGATGAGCCACGGCGACAGCGTGCAGCGCGCGCCCGAGGGCTTCCGGGTCACCGCCGAGACCGTGGGCACGCCGGTCGCGGCCTTCGAGAACGACGAGCGCCGGCTGTACGGCGTCCAGTGGCACCCCGAGGTCGTGCACTCGACGTTCGGGCAGCGCGTGATCGAGAACTTCCTGGCCCGCGGTGCCGGGCTCGAGCGATCGTGGACCACCGCCGGTGTCGCCGAGGAGCTCGTCCAGCGGGTGCGCGAGCAGATCGGCGACGCGCACGTCATCTGCGGCCTGTCAGGTGGCGTCGACTCCTCCGTGGCCGCCGCGATCGTGCAGAAGGCGGTGGGCGACCAGCTCACCTGCGTCTTCGTCGACCACGGTCTGCTGCGCGACGGCGAGGCCGAGCAGGTCGAGCGGGACTTCGTCGAGGCCACCGGCGTGGCCCTGAAGGTGGTCGACGCCTCCCAGAAGTTCCTCGACGCCCTGGCGGGTCTCACCGACCCCGAGGAGAAGCGCAAGGCGATCGGGCGCGAGTTCATCCGCACCTTCGAGCAGGCCGCGCGCGAGGTCGTCGGCGAGGCGGCGTCCGACGGGCACCCCGTGAAGTTCCTGGTGCAGGGCACGCTCTACCCGGACGTCGTCGAGTCCGGTGGCGGCGAGGGCGCGGCGAACATCAAGAGCCACCACAACGTCGGTGGCCTGCCCGACGACCTGCAGTTCGAGCTCGTCGAGCCGCTGCGCACGCTGTTCAAGGACGAGGTGCGCGCGGTCGGCCTCGAGCTCGGCGTGCCCGAGGGCATCGTGTGGCGCCAGCCGTTCCCCGGCCCGGGTCTCGGCATCCGGATCGTCGGCGAGGTGACCGCCGAGCGGCTCGCGACGCTGCGCGCCGCCGACCGCATCGTGCGCGAGGAGCTCACCGCCGCCGAGCTCGACCGCACCATCTGGCAGTGCCCCGTGGTGCTGCTCGCCGACGTCCGGTCGGTCGGCGTGCAGGGCGACGGCCGCACCTACGGCCACCCCATCGTGCTGCGCCCGGTGTCGAGCGAGGACGCCATGACGGCCGACTGGACTCGCCTTCCCTACGACGTCCTGGCCCGCATCTCGACCCGGATCACCAACGAGGTGGCCGAGGTCAACCGCGTGGTGCTCGACGTCACCAGCAAGCCGCCGGGCACCATCGAGTGGGAGTGA
- a CDS encoding DUF3817 domain-containing protein: MTPRVKSALTRFKIMAFVVGVGLLILCAEMVLHYGFDNDALTWWSPIHGVLYMLYLVATADLGLKVKWPLTKILGVALAGVVPFFSFIMERKVAREVEGRDADTLAA; the protein is encoded by the coding sequence GTGACCCCGCGAGTGAAGTCCGCGCTGACGCGGTTCAAGATCATGGCCTTCGTGGTGGGCGTCGGGCTGCTCATCCTGTGCGCCGAGATGGTGCTGCACTACGGCTTCGACAACGACGCCCTGACCTGGTGGAGCCCGATCCACGGCGTGCTGTACATGCTCTACCTGGTGGCGACAGCCGACCTCGGCCTGAAGGTGAAGTGGCCGCTCACGAAGATCCTTGGCGTGGCGCTCGCCGGCGTCGTGCCGTTCTTCTCGTTCATCATGGAGCGCAAGGTGGCGCGTGAGGTCGAGGGCCGCGACGCCGATACGCTGGCTGCGTGA
- a CDS encoding SURF1 family protein has product MLRTALQPRWLALLGAVVVVAVAFGWLGSWQLGVARDRGAEKARREVAARPPVALAQVLQPQQPFATAADGRQVVARGSYDPQRQVLIAHRLQGGTDGWWVVGALRTDAGGWLPAVRGWVPSPDDPRAAAGTAPTGPVEVRGVLQPDDAPVEDAAPLPDGQLAALDAADLVNRWGSPIYNGFLVVTQEAPASGATLSAVQPERVPPPKPQPGGLAWRNAAYAVQWWVFAGFAFVLWWKMVRQDQLEQRAAPREKVSV; this is encoded by the coding sequence GTGCTGCGCACCGCCTTGCAACCACGATGGCTCGCCCTGTTGGGCGCGGTCGTCGTCGTGGCCGTCGCGTTCGGCTGGCTGGGGTCGTGGCAGCTGGGGGTCGCCCGCGACCGCGGCGCCGAGAAGGCCCGGCGTGAGGTGGCTGCCCGGCCGCCCGTGGCGCTCGCCCAGGTGCTGCAGCCCCAGCAGCCCTTCGCGACCGCCGCCGACGGGCGCCAGGTCGTCGCCCGCGGCAGCTACGACCCGCAGCGACAGGTGCTCATCGCCCACCGGTTGCAGGGCGGTACCGACGGGTGGTGGGTCGTGGGCGCGCTGCGCACGGACGCCGGGGGTTGGCTGCCCGCCGTCCGCGGCTGGGTGCCGTCGCCGGACGACCCGCGCGCCGCTGCGGGCACCGCACCCACGGGACCGGTCGAGGTGCGCGGTGTGCTGCAGCCCGACGACGCCCCGGTGGAGGACGCCGCCCCGCTGCCGGACGGTCAGCTCGCCGCCCTCGACGCGGCCGACCTGGTGAACCGCTGGGGCTCGCCCATCTACAACGGCTTTCTCGTGGTGACGCAGGAGGCGCCGGCCTCGGGAGCCACCCTGAGCGCCGTCCAGCCCGAGCGCGTGCCGCCCCCCAAGCCCCAACCGGGCGGGCTGGCCTGGCGCAACGCCGCCTACGCCGTCCAGTGGTGGGTCTTCGCCGGCTTCGCCTTCGTGCTGTGGTGGAAGATGGTGCGCCAGGACCAGCTCGAACAGCGCGCGGCCCCGCGTGAGAAGGTCAGCGTGTGA
- a CDS encoding ABC transporter ATP-binding protein, producing the protein MRPLPYSDPGTPDLTGPGRFLLWVGRQQKGTLAIGIVWGVAWMVAQALVPVAVGRGIDHGVVAHDGGALLLWSGAVAVLAVVQSLSGVMRHRTAVSNWLQASFRTAQLLGHHTADVGEALPRTIPTGEVVSTVTNDAMRLGGAFDITARLSGAVVSYAVVAVVLLRTSVPLGLLVLVGVPVLTGALGLLVRPLQRRQAAQREEAGRLTTLGADTVAGLRVLRGIGGEQTFVDRYRHRSQAVRVSGVRVAGVQAALDAAQVLLPGIFVVLVTWLGARLAVEGTISVGDLVTFYGLSAFLVTPLRTATEAVEKMTRAWIGARKIIAVLRVSPQVVDRTNGARAELDDAPLHDPLSGVTVTPGRLTAVVSARPEETAALADRLGRFAEVPSAPVQLGDQRIDLLPLAAVRRHVVVSESEPRLFTGSLRRQLLAAARVGDGDVDRALHTALDTAAAHDVLEALPHGVDSDVEERGRSFSGGQRQRLSLARALLTDAPVLVLVEPTSAVDAHTEARVAARLSEQRAGRTTVVMTASPLLLDHADHVVFLRDGAVVAEGTHRELLAGEPAYAHTVTRGDDA; encoded by the coding sequence GTGCGCCCCTTGCCTTACTCCGACCCCGGCACGCCCGACCTCACCGGCCCCGGGCGCTTCCTGCTCTGGGTCGGCCGCCAGCAGAAGGGGACGCTGGCGATCGGCATCGTGTGGGGCGTGGCCTGGATGGTCGCCCAGGCGCTGGTGCCGGTGGCGGTCGGTCGGGGCATCGACCACGGTGTCGTCGCCCACGACGGCGGGGCGCTGCTGCTGTGGTCGGGCGCGGTGGCCGTGCTCGCCGTCGTCCAGTCGCTGTCCGGGGTGATGCGGCACCGCACGGCCGTCAGCAACTGGCTGCAAGCGAGTTTTCGCACCGCGCAGCTGCTGGGGCACCACACCGCGGACGTCGGCGAGGCGCTCCCCCGCACCATCCCCACCGGCGAGGTGGTGTCGACCGTCACCAACGACGCGATGCGGCTCGGCGGCGCCTTCGACATCACCGCGCGGCTGTCGGGCGCGGTCGTGAGCTACGCCGTCGTCGCGGTGGTGCTGCTGCGCACGTCGGTGCCGCTCGGGCTGCTCGTGCTCGTCGGCGTCCCGGTGCTCACCGGCGCGCTCGGGCTGCTCGTGCGGCCTCTGCAGCGGCGCCAGGCCGCTCAGCGCGAGGAGGCCGGCCGGCTCACCACGCTGGGCGCGGACACGGTCGCCGGGCTGCGCGTGCTGCGCGGGATCGGCGGCGAGCAGACCTTCGTCGACCGGTACCGCCACCGCTCGCAGGCGGTGCGCGTCTCGGGCGTGCGGGTCGCGGGCGTCCAGGCGGCGCTCGACGCGGCGCAGGTGCTGCTGCCCGGCATCTTCGTCGTGCTCGTCACCTGGCTGGGAGCCCGGCTGGCCGTGGAGGGCACGATCTCGGTCGGCGACCTCGTGACCTTCTACGGGCTCTCCGCGTTCCTCGTGACGCCGCTGCGCACGGCCACCGAGGCCGTCGAGAAGATGACCCGCGCCTGGATCGGCGCCCGCAAGATCATCGCCGTGCTGCGGGTGAGCCCGCAGGTCGTCGACCGCACGAACGGCGCACGCGCCGAGCTCGACGACGCCCCGCTGCACGACCCGCTGTCGGGTGTGACGGTGACGCCGGGCCGGCTCACCGCGGTGGTCTCGGCGCGACCGGAGGAGACCGCGGCGCTCGCCGACCGGCTCGGCCGGTTCGCCGAGGTACCGAGCGCGCCGGTGCAGCTCGGCGACCAGCGCATCGACCTGCTGCCGCTGGCCGCCGTGCGCCGCCACGTCGTGGTGAGCGAGAGCGAGCCGCGGCTGTTCACCGGCTCGCTGCGCCGCCAGCTGCTGGCCGCGGCGCGGGTGGGTGACGGCGACGTCGACCGCGCGCTGCACACCGCGCTCGACACGGCGGCCGCGCACGACGTCCTCGAGGCGCTCCCCCACGGCGTCGACAGCGACGTCGAGGAGCGCGGCCGGTCGTTCAGCGGCGGCCAGCGCCAGCGGCTCTCGCTGGCTCGGGCCCTGCTCACCGACGCCCCGGTGCTCGTGCTCGTGGAGCCGACGAGCGCCGTGGACGCGCACACCGAGGCTCGCGTCGCGGCGCGGCTGAGCGAGCAGCGCGCCGGGCGCACCACCGTGGTGATGACCGCCAGCCCGCTGCTGCTCGACCACGCCGACCACGTCGTGTTCCTGCGCGACGGGGCCGTCGTCGCCGAGGGCACGCACCGCGAGCTGCTGGCAGGCGAGCCGGCGTACGCCCACACCGTCACCAGGGGGGACGACGCATGA